One Marmota flaviventris isolate mMarFla1 chromosome 17, mMarFla1.hap1, whole genome shotgun sequence genomic window, ACAAATGCAAAGTCGTCAGCAGGATGAATACAAAGTTTGGAGTTCAGTGTCACTTGTCTTATTTAGAATTCCCCAAAGGGGTCCTCAAAAGTAGCTGTGAAAGAACTAGAGACACAGGCGCTGGCCGTTTGCAATATTTAtcacaaaaaaaaggggggacaACTGTGAAAGGTCGCACCTCGCACATTGACACAGAATATGCAGCAGGCTCCCTGAGGCCGCTCAGCCCCCCCTCCCACACTGGTAGGAGCTGCTGCAGGGAGGCCATGGAGACTCCCTGTCACTGAGAACTAGGGAGTGAGGACTCTGCCAGAATACAGAAGGCCCCTGAGCACAGGGCTCTCGGAAGGCAAACCGAAGGCCAGGAGAGCTGGGCATGGCCAAGGTGTACGGCAAAGGTGACCCTGGGAGGCAGCACACGTAATGATCACAAAATACAAACAGCCAGTCTATCATGGCGGTCAGCCTATGGAGGTCCTCCGTGTACATTGGCTCTTTTAATCCTCCCCAGCAACCAAATGAGGTAGCAGCAATGATGATCTCCAATGTTCACATGCAGAGACTGGCTCAGAGAGGTAAGCAACTTGTACCCAAATCACACAGCTGATAAGCAGTCCAAATTGCAAAGCCTGCCGGAGCTATTCTGATCTCTGATGAGACCCTTGAGACAATGGCACAGGTGCTTCTGAAATGGACCTCTGGGTGATCATTATCACCCATACCTGACAAGCCACGGGCAGCTCTAATTTGACAACCCAAACTGACGGCAGCAATGACTCAATGTTATATGCCAGAGGACAGCCAGGGGGACCCCTGAGGAACAgtcacctgtatttttttttgaaagtcacTAATAAGTCACCACGTGGAGGTGCGTGCCTAATGAGGGACCCATTCCAGGCGAGGCTGTAAGAGGCAGTGAACTCAGGGACAgagacttggggctggggttggaaaGTGAgtcttggacaagttacttaagcTTCCAGCCCTCAAGTTCTCCAACTGTGAAATGAGGGGAGGTGCCCTTCAAAGATGGTTGGAAACATCAGATCAACCGGACAAGGGTTTCGGCTGAATTTTATGTCTGATGCAAACGTCAGACATGCAGTGATAGTTCCCCACAATGTCTCTATCAGGGATCCTCACGCCGAGGACCCCACCCAcgtctctctctcctcctcctccttcccacccacTTCTGTCCacacctttctctttcctctctcaattgcTAACAGACTTTCCCTACTTCTCAGGTTACCCACTGACTACACCTTGATTTACAGTGCACACCGTGGCCACCTGGAGGCAGGGAcagctctgcctctgtctccagtGACCCTCTCCATCCATATTCCTTCAGAAGGAGCTGGTGAGTGGGGTCAGGTCCCCACTGCATTAATCAGCCATCCGCAGCCACCCTGCGAGCCTCTCCAGTCCCTTCTTAAGGAAAGACGGGGAGCCAGGGAGCTGACAGCCGCTCAGCCTGTCCTGGGGACACCTGCAAATCAGAGACCTCATGAGAAATGTGAGAGAAGAGCAGAATGTGGGTGAAAGTTTCAAAAGAGGACAAAATCCTCTGATAGCACCAAAGAGGAAAGGAGTTGGGCGGGGAAGGATTAGGCAGAAGCAGAGCTGGCTGCAAACTGGGGGAGGGGTTGGCAGAGAAAACACAGGGCAGGACGCCAACCAATCTCATCCCAGACCTGCCTGGTCCCGCCGGTGAGACCCAAtcttgtgaccttgggcatgtctcatgcctcagtttctccacctgGGCAACAGCATTTGGGACTAGACAATTTCTGAGGCCCCGTGCGTGCGTTAACCTTGAGATGCTGTTTTTCAGGAAGAAATGGACTCATGCAATCCGTGTGTCTGACCCGCTCCCGCCCGGGGTCCAGGTTGGACATTGTTCTAGCTACTGGAGACGGAGCATTCGACAAAGCAGACGGAACTCTCTGCCCTCCAGAGATCGTCACACACGGTAAAAACTGCCAGTCTCCAGACTGCTGAGAAAAGACAACTGCTTCCACTACATCTCCAAGTGATATTTTTATTGGTGGCAAGAGGAAAGGAGAGATTCTTTGTTCATCAGATTCTCGCACTAATGAGAATACCTGAAGTAATGGAGCGACTGTAATTAGGCCAGGAGCTGTGCAGACTCCAAACCGCCGTAAATAAGAATGGGGGTTTACCTAACCTTCCCCTTCAAACTCCAAGACAGGGAGGGATGAGGAAGGAGGCAGAGCGGCAACGAGCCTCCCTCTCCCAAGTAGCAGGGAGTCGGAGGTGATCGAGGTGACCCCCATTCATGAGCCCTATCCATCAAGGTGAAGTTCAAGATTGAACTTCTAGGCACAAAACCCGACATTCCGATTTCAGCTGTCAGAGAAAGCAACCCTGGATGTCGGGTGGACGTTGGTGTCGTCATCAGGCAGACGGCTGACGCAAGGAGGCTGGGGCTCCCTCACTTGCCAAGGGGAGGATCTATTATTTGGAGGAAATCAGGATACAGGTCAAACCCAGGTAGCCCTTGATCCTCAAGCTCCTTCCACCCCAAACTACTGTTGGCACcccacagaaaaaaatgatcttgcgggaaatttttttttaatggccaaGTTCTGGTCTATTTAGTTGGATCATCTTCAGCCTGGCCTTTTTAGGGGCGTTGGGGTGCGGTGGGCATCAGGTGAAAGAATTTCAAGCTTAGATGCAACCACATGTGTCCACTGTGAGCTGGGGCACTCGCAGCTGTGTGACCGGGTTAACCACGTGCCTCCCTGAGCTGAGGCTCCTGTGCCAAGTACAGCTAATGATGTCCACTCTGAGGTGAGGAGAAGGCACTCGGTAAAGATGCTGTTGGCCATCTCCAGGGCTCGTGCCAAGCCTCCTGTGGAGCACATGCTGTTGAAAGTTGAACTGTTTGCTTAATTAAATGTGAGCAGGGTTGCCTGGCCATTTCTCACAGACAGAGAGGTGTCTTGGCCTTGTGACAAGTGAAAACTGggcatgtgatttttcttctttgccatCTCCGGAGGCACAACGAACCCTTAGACGTCACTTCTGGCTGAGCCCTTATCATGGTAGATGGTTCTGCAATCGAAGGCATCAATTGATGTCAACAGAGGGGACTGTTCAggtgatgggggagggggaggtcaGGAAAATGCCAACTCTAGTCCCCTTTGGTGATATCCAGGCCTAAACTCAAACTCTGGCCTTCCCCTGACTAGCTGGATGACCCTGAGCATGCACTCAGCCTCTCTGTTCCCCCCACTTCCCTCCTGCCTGAGAGCTGAACAGAGAGGATCTTGGCAGAAAGCAAGTACCCCCTGGAGTGGGCAGCCCCAAGAGCAGTTGAGGAGATGAGGGGATCACCCAGGAATGACGAGCACCAGGGAACAGCAAGAAGGAACAGCCACCGCCTTCCTTAGACCTGGAGGGACCCAGAGAGGCACTGATGCTCCAAGAACCAGCAAGAACTGTGGGTCAGGCACCAGCTGCGACCGCAGGTCAAAGGGCACAGCCACTGCCAAACCACAATCCAGTAAGGAAGGACTAGGAGAAACAAATACCCATAATGTTCTCCTTCCATTAGCAGATCTCTGGCTGGTACCCGCTGTCAGCCAAACCCAACTGGAGGGGACCAAAGACCAGGAGCCCCGGATATGTGTGGGCACAGAGAAAGGTAGGGAACAGATCAGGGACAGGTAGAGACTAACCAGCTGGGGTGGACTGTCAATGGCTCCCCCCACCCAAACAGGCCTGCATCCtcatccccagaacctgtgaacaGGTTACCTAACatgcaaaagggactttgcagggGTGGTTGTCAAGGGTCTCAGAGTGGGGAGATTGTGCTGGATTATCCAGATGGACCCAATACAACCACAGGAGTCTCTGAAAGAAGGAGACAGGGGGGTCCGAGGCACACCAAGGCAGCATGAGGGTGGAGCTTAGGGATGCAGAGAAATTGGAAGGTGCTACCTTGCTGCCTTTGAAGATGGAGACACCAAGGAATGCAGGGAgtctctagaagctggaaaaggcaagaaaaaagatTCTCCCCTAGAGACTCCAGAAGGAACACAGACCTGCCAAGCCACTGTAGAATTCTGACCTCCAGAAGGGCAAGGGGAAAAGAATGTATTGCTTTAAGCCAttaagtttgtgataatttgctTCAGCAGCCATAGAAATCTGATACACATGCAGAAGGTGAGGGGGTGGCTCCCTCTGGCTACCTATCCCCCTTACAATCCTCCTAAAAATCATTCCCTGGTCTTAGGGTCCTCATCAAGCCCAGTTAGGATGGAGGTCAGAAGATGGCTCATACCTGGGAGCAAATGCCCTGGTAAAACACTACTCATGCTTGGAGGGAAGGACCAGGCCAGAGGGGGCTACAAAACCCATACAAGCACCTCTCAAGGGGCCTCTCTGACTGCTCCAAACAAAAGCTGCTGGCAGGCTCCAACTTGCTTCTTAATATAAGTTTCAcactctccctctttccttttccttattttaatgcATCATACCCATGTCTGGACTATCTGTTGAGGGACGCGCAGCATAGTGACATACAAAAAGCCCCACCTGGGAGGTTTGGAAACCTGGATGCTAATCTAGGATCTACCTCAGATTTGAAGTGGGGTGAAGCATATTGGCCACCTCTGAGCCTCTTTCCCGGTCCATACAAGGGGATAGGACTGGTTTGTTGATAAGGCCCCCGGCAGCTGGCAATCTCATTCCCTGGTTCTAAGCACCTCCTTCACTGTCATCAGCTTTCCTGACCTACTGGAGCTGCAGAAGGCAGGGGTGGACAAGGTGCCTGCGGAAAGATCAACCACATCAGAACCCCACCACCTGGCTCTGGGAGGACAGTTTGCTTGTTCTctgctgccccctgctggccTCGGAAAAACAATGCGCTCCAGCTAGATCCCTGGGAAAGCTGACCTCCAGAGATCACCCCTGCATCCCCCTGCCCAGACCTGGCCAATCAGGACCTTCCTCAAGGCCAGTTTTCAGAGCACAGAAGAAAGCCCATGAAGACACCAGGACTCTGGATGGGGAAGCTTCCCAGGTGTATTCTGCATCCCACTTCCTCTGCACTAGTAAGGTGGGGTGTGAGATGCAATAATTTCTCTGAAAACTGGTACTATTGTCCCATTCTCTGACTTTGGATGACAGTAACATAGGATAAGTGGCCCCtgtatactctctctctctctctctctctctctctctctctctctctctctctctctctccaggatCCCTCCCACCATAGTCTACAGATGTCTTGACCCCCAACCCTCTTCTTCCTTGGGAAAACTATTCTAGGGCATCAGAAAGAGAACTGTCAACCCAGGTGGGGTCAAACAAGACCAAGCAGGGTCCTGGAACGCATTTGGGCATTAGTTTTGCTGTGAGACCTGTGGGCCACACCCTGACCAATAAGGTGGTATTCAAACTGTCCCCAGGAGAAAGGGCAGCAGTGGGAATGTGGTACATACAAAATGGACAGAGCAGGGAAAGCTGGGAATTCTGCCGGTCATAGTGACTGGTCAGTCCTCAGACAGCATCCCGTGCCAGGTTCCTCTCTGCTTCTGAGCCACCTGGAGCCTCCAGACACCATCCGGGCCTCTCCCAGAGCAGCGCTACCAGGAAGGAGCAGACAAAGTTTCCCTTGCTGCACACCCCCTCCCGCCGGCGTGTCCTGTTCCACCTTCTCCATCTCAGGGGACTCTCAATGACCTCAGGATACTCCTCCTTTGCTGCTTCTGAAGATCATAAAGTCCCCTTCCTCTGACCTCCCCTAAAACCGCCTCCTCCCACCTGGTTCCTTCATAATAGGCCTGGCTGTCTCACCAAGCACCAATCCAAAGTCAACCAACAACGAACCTCCCTTTTCTCCAAGACAGGGAGGGCTTCAACTTTAAAcctctagcaccacaaaagaaaagaagaatgaaagaaatagtaAAGCACCTCCAGACTAAAGTACACACTGCCTCTCCGATGCTAGGAGCATCCTCGTTCTGGTGGCCCAAGGGGTCAAGGAATTGGAacctcagaagaagaaatgcaaagtcCCACGGGCCCTGCAGAGAAACTTACTTAACAAGGCCATAATCATGTAAATGctgtttattgattttcaatCTGTGGACAAAGCACAGAAGACCATTTTGGTTACAGAACACAAGACAGGTGTCAACAACCAGGATGATGGAAAAGTAAAGTACCTTGAACttcaggaagcaggaggaggtgggggtgggggagaaggaaggaaagggtcCCCACATTGCCATCTTCATCCTACACAGGAGTCACCAGATGGACTAAAGTCCATGAAATTCTGGGGAGCCCTAGGTATATAATACACAGTTACACAAAGAGAACCAAAAAGAAGTCCCAAAATATATAAGCATCCAAAatggggagaaagagaggaaagggctGAGAAACTGCCAAAGCATGGCATCTTCATATTTCATTAACACGGGGTCAAATGATGCAGAGAGAAGCTGTAAGACAAATGTATTATTTGGAGATAGAGAAAACGACCCgaagaataaaaacagaaccaATTAAAGCAGCGACATCTGAGCTAAAGGGATAGGAaagaaatttcacttttattcatAAGTTCTTCtatctcttttgatttttttaaaccatggACATGCatgactttgatttttaaaaaataataattgtagcGCAGCATGGTGAAAactcgcctataatcccagctacttgggatgcagaggcagaagtatcacaagttccaggccaacctctgcaacttagcatgaccctgtctcaaaataaaaataaaaataaaaagggttggggatgtggctcagtggtaccacgaaaataaacaaaaactctgTGTTGGGGctgaagtgggggggggggggggtatccGGCCTGGTGAAGTTTcatctggggatggaactcaggccCTCAATATTGCAAAGCATGCACTCCaccaccgagctacattcccagacctcaaaaaataattttaaaatttaaaagggaaacCAAAACCTTGGTCAGTTGAACCAGAAATGATCAGGCCATCTTCTCCCTGCCTGGGTGCCCTGCAGGCTGCAAGACAGAGGGGTCAGTGAAGCGGCCAAAGCTCTTGAGACGGGAAAGGTTTGGGGGTCCCCACCCCACAGCACAGGCAGCCTAGCCCAGCATGCTCTTGCAGCGCAGccgctcttcctcctccttctcggCCATGCGGCTCTCCAGCAGCCTCAGCTCCCTATGCACCGCCTTGCGCATGGACGGCTCCAGCTCCAGCACTTTCTCCAGGTCCGCCTTGGCCTCGGCCGCGTTCCACACCTCCGCGTGAGCCCGGGCGCGCACGTAGTAGGCCTTCGCGATGCCTGCGGGGAGGATCGCGCTGCACTCAGCTGCCGGGTTTGCAAAACCCGGcaccccgcccccgccccagcccctaGGTGCTTCCTATGCCTGTTTCTTCCTCTGCGAAATCACCACAGTCCCGGCTCCTCTCCCTTGCATGGATTTTTCCAAAACCTGTAACTCATTTTATATTCAGAACTGTGTCTTCTTTTCCTGATAAAGTCTCCCCAAAACTGCAGAATCTGAAGGTCCTAACCTGACATTACCCCACACGGTGACTATGGGGCTGAGGAagtaagataattttaaaaagaggacttCGTGCCTGGTGCATGCGCTTTTGATGCTGTCACTGTTAACATTGTTCAAATACCTTCTTCACAAATATTGCCATGTCACCGCACCCCGGGTACTAGTGTGGCTTTGTTACCTTTCTATAGATTGATTGCCTGCTTCTTTAAAGCCTGATGACTACTCCACAAAATCACTAGTAAGTCGGATGAGCTAGTGGAGTGTGCGCACTTTAAAATACTTCCCACggtgagccccccccccccccccatacctTCCTTGCATGTTTGGGGAAACCCTGCTAGGTGGAGACAAATTTGAGGCTTCAAAGGGATGGGGAGAGAAGTCCACAAAGGTCTTTGCAGGTGACCCTGTGCCCCTGGGCCGGACACCCCTCCACCTGTTGGGACGCCCCGCCCTGTGACCCGCACCTGGGTGATGGCGGAGGATGTCGCTGGTGTGCTCCAGCACCTCGTAGTACTCCTCCTTCTTCAGCAGACACTGGCAGTAGTTGAGGATCAAGGTGTTGATCATCTTTTCCAGTTTCAGCCACTGCACATCCCAGGGCTTCTCCTGCCCAGTGCAGAAAATCAGCCTTGAGCTTGGGCAGCCAAAGGACCCCCCCTCCTCCCCAATCCACCGAGGCCAGGGCAGGACTATTCCTCCAGAGCCAACTCCACCTCCCGCCCTAGAGGGCAGCCTCCCACCTTGGTCTGCAGGTTCCGCAGGCACACGATAGCTTCCTGGTACTTGGAGGAAGCATCCTCATAGCGGCCAAGCTTGAAGAGCCTGTTTCCTTCTCCGTGGAGGATGGGCACTGCCTGCATCTTCTCCTGGTTGTTCAAGTTCCATGTCTCCCGCTGGTACTCGCTCGGGGCCTCAACCTGGCCCAAGAACTGCGGGTGAGTGCGGCAGGGAGCCCAGGAGCCCGAACCTCAGCAGACACCAGGGAAGGTGGACCCAGCAAGGCCCCCTGAAGTCAGCTCTGTATTGACCACAGTGTCATGTGCTAGAAGGATCATGCTTGCTGGTCAGAAACGCATGCACAGGGGAAGGAAGCAACAAGGCCCAGGACCCTGCCCTAAATCGATACTCTGTGCAAATTAGGAAAAGGTACATCTTCATCGGGACACTTTACTCCCAATATTCAGAACTGTCATGGATACTCATTGCATTACAAGATACATTGCATTACCTTATTGCCATCTGCTGGAAAGTTgtcattataaaaatacaaatgtgcaATGTGTACAAGGAGCACCTTAGAGGAGATGTCCTTGTGCTGTGCAACTGTTTGAGCAAGCCTGTTAAGGCCTGTGTTTGCCAcagttctctcttttatttttatttgcccaTGTAGCCCTGAGGCTGAGCCTCAGCTTGACCATAAGCTGATTCCTGGCCTGGCCTTGACCTAACCCTGATCCTCCCCCACAGCCCCACAAACATGTGCCATCAATCACTCTGAGGTGTGGATGGGAGGGTGTGGATAGTTCCATGTAGCCTCTCCCAGATTTTCCAAGAACCAAGCCTGAGCCCACAAACCACAGGGATCAGGCAGGAGGTTGTGATCCTAAACTTTTCAAAACACAAATGGAAGTAGCAGAAAAATGCCTCTCCAAGAAACATGAACCACATTTCTTTTAAGTTGGTTCCAAGTGGGCTTTTCtcttgggaaaaataaataaataaataaaccggGTTTCTTTCTAAATTCCAATCCTTCTGAGGCCCTTGAACACTTTCTTGTTCTCTGGGGAGAAATAGGCCATATCAAGgcaagtggggctggggctccccAGGATACCTCCTGTCGCCATTCCCCCTCTGGTACTGAGACAGCCCCCTCATCCTCCTGACCCCAGAGTCCCACCTGGAGCAGCTCGATCACAAATATCAGAGGCTGCGGCTCCTTCTGCAGCTCGTCCAGGTCCTCGTAGCCCAGCGTGTGGTAGGCAAACATGTTAGCCAGCCCACATGTGTGGACGTGCCACTCCGTGGGGTCCTTGCCCTCGGCTACCTGCCGCAGGCTCCGGGACAGGATGGGGTAGACCCCCGTGTGCTGTAGGAGAGACAGATGGGTAGCATCTGGATTATCTGCTGAGAGTTAGCTGGGGCACAAAGACCCCCTACtcccttcccagcagaatccactgtCCCACTGTACCAATAACAACTGTTGTCAATGGTATGCCAGAAAAAAAAGCACTTTATTAACTTCAATTCTTAACATAATCCAAGGAGGGAGACACTGCTAATATCCCCAttctacagataaggaaactagaGCCCAGAGAGGTTCAAcaatttgctcaaggtcatacaACTAGCCAAGGACAGAGCCAGAATTCCAAACTATCTCCCTAAGCCATGCCCTTAGCCTCAAGTAGCCTGTGATTGACTGTCACACATCTCTTCCTCAAGGAGACCCTGAGCTTCACAAGCCTATGACTCATAGGAAGGACAGTATGTAGCAGTGGAGGGATCAGGGTCCCACTCCAAGAGGGCTGGCAGAGCAACCTGGAAGTTCTGCAGACCAAGAGTGAGCCCAGGTCACAGCACCTCCCTGAATCCCAGTTCCCTTGGTGCCCTGTGAAGTGCCAACACTTTACAGTTGTAGGGATTGTAGGGGGTGATACAGAATAAGTCTGGCTCATGGCAGCCACTGGGAGCTGGGGTGGCCATCTCAGGtagaagagggctggggaatCAGCCTTGGAGCCCCAACTTCCCCAACTGTGCTTTCTGAGAACCCACGTCCCTGGCCAGATTCTGAAGTGGCCCAGCTCGGGCCCCCAAGCATAGCTCCAGCAACACTCAGCActgggagagggaagggacagagggcagggaggtcaccttccccacccccatctgcCTGGATTAGCTCCTTTGTGAGCCACCGGCCAGATGGCAGCTGAGCCTGCAGGATTAAGGCtggcctggtggagggagtgGCCCCAGGACTCACTTGCTGCAGGGAGCAGCAGCCACGACTCCCCAGACTTGTCCCACAGCATATTGAGCAGGAGCTCTGGACCAGGCTGTCCTGGTACTGGGCATGCCCCCTGACCAAGGCCTTGTCCTGCTGGACACCTGCCACCTGGAAGTACCAGGGCCCCCATACATCAACCAGTGGGCTGTGGGATGCTACCAGGAACAGAGAGAAATCCCAGGAAGGAGGATAAAGGCCAGGAAACACAGCCAAGTCTTGCAGTCTCTTGAGTCTCCTGGGCAGCACCTTGGAGAGAGCAAGGAAGGTGCCAATCTCTGCTCTGCCAGCCCTTGAGGCCTAACTTGCCAGGCTTCAGGCCAGCAGGGGCAGCACAGTCATACACAGGTCTGCACACAAGTCTGCATGAACCCAGGCTCCAGCCCTTGGGACTGACTCAGCCCACTGGGGCAGCAACTGGAGACAGGGGAGCCCAGTGTCACCACCATTTTGGGGGCTTTAaggctgttgttgttgttgtttgtttgtttgtttgtttttaatatttttttagatgttgatagatcttttttttattttattcatttatttataggtgatgctgagaatcgaacccagtgccttgtacatgctaggcaagcgctgtaccactgagccacaaccccagcccgtctgtttttgtttttttaaattagttttcaaTGATTAAACTTTGGGAGAGTCCACAGGCTTCTGCAGATTTCTGAACATGCCCTCAGACCACACTGGGCCACACTGGGCCCTGTCCCTTTGACATGGCAGCCATCCAGGTGGAGATGAGGAGCAGCTGCCCCCTGTAAATGGGGCCACCAAGGTTTCTGACCCCTCATGGAATTTGAATTTGCAACCCCAGGCCTCACAAGATTGGGAACCAGAAACAGATCTGCATGGAGACCAGTATCCTCCCCCTGGGAGAGGGAGGAATACATTTCAGAACAGAAAATCCCAGAACCCCTCACTGACCCTGTCCCTCTGAtttagggaagggagggagggtcaGAGACCTAAACTTTAAGGTCATCTGATGAGGACTGTCCAGGCAGACGGCTCTGCAGAGAATGATGCATGTGACTGGTGGGGAAGGCCAGGTCTCCTTGGTCCTTTCTCAAACAGAACTGATTGTCACACTGGTTGCCTACTCCTCCTGGTATTTAGGTTCTTGGGCAGAGAGATGCCCACAGAGGAGAAGCACTGACTAAATGGAACACACCAGGCCTTCTCACATTTCCTGATGTGGAtgccacccttccttccttccttccttccttccttccttcctaggcCTGATGAACTCCAAGACCAGTTCAATGGCATCTTCTTAAAGAAATCCCCCCAAGACCCTAAAGCAGTTAGTTGTCCCTCTTTGTTGGCTTTAAAGCACTCTGCTCTCACTACTTACATTGTGACACTGGATGCCCCACATTATAATAGTCTAGATATCTGTTCCTCCAGAAATTGAGTTCCTTGAGGGCTGCGGACTTTGCCTGTTTCACTTCTAACACTCAGAAAAGTCAAGTCAGATGTCCAGTGGCAGTTTGCTAAgtacatggatggatggatggatggatggttggaaaaagaaagagagaaatggacaGATGAAGGTTTAATGATGGAAGATGAGACTATGAATGAATATTGGTTGAAGGGAAGAATGGATTAATTGAGGCCTGAGTAGGCAGATGGATGGATTGACAGACAAAATGTGGACATATGGGTCTATAAATAACCGTGGAAGTTATATATGGCTGCATGTGCCTGTGCGATCATGGTAACTGTGGGCTGGGAGGAGGAGATGTTGGGGGGCTATCAGGAAAACCAACAATCACTCTGGTATAAAAGTGACCAGATTGTGAGAGGAGCAG contains:
- the Aipl1 gene encoding aryl-hydrocarbon-interacting protein-like 1, whose protein sequence is MDTTMLLNVEGVKKTILHGGTGELPNFITGSRVTFHFRTTKCDEERTVIDDSKQVGHPMNIIMGNMFKLEVWETLLTSMRINEVAEFWCDTIHTGVYPILSRSLRQVAEGKDPTEWHVHTCGLANMFAYHTLGYEDLDELQKEPQPLIFVIELLQVEAPSEYQRETWNLNNQEKMQAVPILHGEGNRLFKLGRYEDASSKYQEAIVCLRNLQTKEKPWDVQWLKLEKMINTLILNYCQCLLKKEEYYEVLEHTSDILRHHPGIAKAYYVRARAHAEVWNAAEAKADLEKVLELEPSMRKAVHRELRLLESRMAEKEEEERLRCKSMLG